The following proteins come from a genomic window of Macrobrachium nipponense isolate FS-2020 chromosome 32, ASM1510439v2, whole genome shotgun sequence:
- the LOC135207369 gene encoding uncharacterized protein PF3D7_1120600-like — protein sequence MEGSIANLQDLEMEESIGNPQDLEMEESIANLQDLEMEGSIANLQDLEMEESIANLQDLEREESIAKLQDLEREESIANLQDLEGEESISNLQDLRGRKKIPSFKNLEGVGSIANIRNLEVEGSIANLLDLEREGSIVILQDIEGEGSIANLHDLEGEESIANLRDLEREGYIANLQDLEMEESIANLQDLEVEESIANLQDLEGEESVANLQRFRGDLEREESIANLQDLEGEESVANLQILEGEESIAILQNLKGEESIANLQDLEVDESICNLQDLEREESICNLQDLEREESICNLQDLEGEESIANIQDLEREESIANLQDLECEESIANLQDLEREESIAKLQDLEGEESMANFQVLKRGEFIANLQDLEREESICNLQDLEGEESIANFQANLQDLEREESIANLQDLEREESIANLQDLKREESIANLQDLEWEESITNLQDLKREESIANLQDLEWEESITNLQDLEREESITNLQDLKREESITNLQDLKREESIVNLQDLEWEESITNLQDLEREESITNLQDLEWEESIANLQDLERRESITKLQDLEGEESIANILYLEGEESIANLQYLEIEESIANLQDLEKLGSITNRQDLEREESIANPQDLEREGFRGREESIANLQDLEVEEFIANLQDLEVEESIANLQDLEGEESVANLQRFRGANLQDLEGEGYIANLQDLEGEGSIANLQDLEGELSIANLKDIESEGAIANHQVMERERSIANLQDMERGGSIANLEDIEGEGSIANLKDIEREGSIANLPDLEGDGSIDNIQDIEREGSIANVEDLEGEGCIANLQDLEAEGSIANFQDL from the exons atggaaggatctatagccaaccttcaagatttagagaTGGAAGAATCTATAGGCAACCCTCAAGATTTAGAGATGGaagaatctatagccaaccttcaagatttagagatggaaggatctatagccaaccttcaagatttagagaTGGAAGAATCTATTGCCAACCTTCAAGACTTAGAGAGGGAAGAATCTATAGCTAAACTTCAAGATTTAGAGAGGGaagaatctatagccaaccttcaagatttagagggGGAAGAATCTATATCTAACCTCCAAGATTTGAGAGGGAGGAAGAAAATACCATCCTTCAAAA ATTTGGAGGGGGTAGGATCTATAGCCAACATTCGAAATTTAGAGGttgaaggatctatagccaaccttctgGATTTAGAGAGGGAAGGATCGATAGTCATCCTTCAAGATATAgaaggggaaggatctatagccaaccttcatgATTTAGAGGGGGAAGAATCTATAGCCAATCTTCGAGATTTAGAGAGGGAAGGAtatatagccaaccttcaagatttagagatggaagaatctatagccaaccttcaagatttagaggttgaagaatctatagccaaccttcaagatttggAGGGGGAAGAATCTGTAGCCAACCTTCAAAGATTTAGAGGG GAtttagagagagaagaatctatagccaaccttcaagatttagagggGGAAGAATCTGTAGCCAACCTTCAAATTTTAGAGGGAGAAGAATCTATAGCCATCCTTCAAAATTTAAAGGGGGaagaatctatagccaaccttcaggATTTAGAGGTTGATGAATCTATAtgcaaccttcaagatttagagaGGGAAGAATCTATAtgcaaccttcaagatttagagaGGGAAGAATCTATAtgcaaccttcaagatttagagggggaagaatctatagccaacattcaagatttagagagggaagaatctatagccaaccttcaggATTTAGAGTGTGaagaatctatagccaaccttcaagatttagagaGGGAAGAATCTATAGCCAAACTTCAAGATTTAGAGGGGGAAGAATCTATGGCCAACTTCCAAGTTTTAAAGAGGGGAGAAtttatagccaaccttcaagatttagagaGGGAAGAATCTATAtgcaaccttcaagatttagagggGGAAGAATCAATAGCCAACTTTCAAG ccaaccttcaagatttagagagggaagaatctatagccaaccttcaagatttagagagggaagaatctatagccaaccttcaagatttaaagagggaagaatctatagccaaccttcaagatttagagtGGGAAGAATCTATaaccaaccttcaagatttaaagagggaagaatctatagccaaccttcaagatttagagtGGGAAGAATCTATaaccaaccttcaagatttagagaGGGAAGAATCTATaaccaaccttcaagatttaaaAAGGGAAGAATCTATaaccaaccttcaagatttaaaGAGGGAAGAATCTATAgtcaaccttcaagatttagagtGGGAAGAATCTATaaccaaccttcaagatttagagaGGGAAGAATCTATaaccaaccttcaagatttagagtgggaagaatctatagccaaccttcaagatttagagaGGCGAGAATCTATAACCAAACTTCAAGATTTAGAGGGGGAAGAATCTATAGCCAACATTTTATATTTAGAGGGGGAAGAATCTATAGCCAATCTTCAATATTTAGAGATTGaagaatctatagccaaccttcaagatttagagaAATTAGGATCTATTACCAACCGTCaagatttagagagagaagaatctATAGCTAACCCTCAAGATTTAGAGAGGGAAGGATTTAGAGG GAGGGaagaatctatagccaaccttcaagatttagaggTTGAAGAAtttatagccaaccttcaagatttagaggttgaagaatctatagccaaccttcaagatttagagggGGAAGAATCTGTAGCCAACCTTCAAAGATTTAGAGGGG ccaaccttcaagatttagagggTGAAGGAtatatagccaaccttcaagatttagaaggggaaggatctatagccaaccttcaagatttagagggGGAATTATCTATAGCCAACCTTAAAGACATAGAGAGCGAAGGAGCTATAGCCAACCATCAAGTTATGGAGAGGGAacgatctatagccaaccttcaagatatGGAGAGGggaggatctatagccaaccttgaAGATATagagggggaaggatctatagccaaccttaaAGATATAGagagggaaggatctatagccaaccttccaGATTTAGAGGGTGACGGATCTATAGACAACATTCAAGATATAGagagggaaggatctatagccaacgtTGAAGATTTAGAGGGTGAAGGAtgtatagccaaccttcaagatttggaggcggaaggatctatagccaactttCAAGATTTATAG